A region of Rhinoraja longicauda isolate Sanriku21f chromosome 1, sRhiLon1.1, whole genome shotgun sequence DNA encodes the following proteins:
- the LOC144595825 gene encoding uncharacterized protein LOC144595825 has protein sequence MAAKWQGPNTITGCKARSGNITGDSAALPDELNAQLNAFNARFEQKANRAVARGPSGPIVPLPRVTVAEVRSAFLRANPRNATGPDGVPGRVLSSCADQLAGVFTDIFNLSLLRSAVSTRVKKTTIIPVPKKGKTSRLNDHLPAALTSTIMKCFERLVMEHIKSCPPSGLDPLQFTYCYNRSTDDAITPALLIPGTPG, from the coding sequence gcaGCAAAGTGGCAAGGTCCGAATAcgataactggctgcaaagcgaGGTCAGGTAACATCACTGGTGATAGTGCCGCCCTACCCGACGAACTGAATGCTCAACTGAATGCTTTCAACGCTCGCTTCGAGCAGAAAGCCAACAGGGCAGTGGCACGTGGCCCTTCAGGCCCCattgtgcctctccccagggtgactgtgGCAGAGGTTAGATCGGCCTTCCTTAGGGCAAACCCACGGAATgcaactggcccagatggagttcctggccgtgtcctcagTAGCTGCGCAGACCAGCTAGCAGGAGtattcacggacatctttaacctctccctactccgttctgcGGTATCCACACGCgtcaagaagaccaccatcatcccggTGCCGAAGAAAGGCAAGACCTCACGCCTGAACGACCACCTTCCAgcggccttgacatccaccatcatgaaatgttttgagaggctagttatggaacatATTAAATCCTGTCcacccagcggccttgacccactgcagttcacctactgcTACAACAGATCCACAGATGATGCCATCACCCCGGCcctactcatccctggaacacctggataa